A portion of the Bactrocera neohumeralis isolate Rockhampton chromosome 2, APGP_CSIRO_Bneo_wtdbg2-racon-allhic-juicebox.fasta_v2, whole genome shotgun sequence genome contains these proteins:
- the LOC126751831 gene encoding G protein-coupled receptor kinase 2 isoform X2 — MELENIVANTVYLKAREGGSDSNKGKSKKWRKILQFPHISQCIHLKDKLDISYGYVIDQQPIGRILFRQFCESKRPIYFRYISFLDEVQRYDVEYDENRIAIAVDIGRRFLAIDTPTALNNGICDIGDVIRSANENTVDDDDANNTSSAIENNTAAETENHNNTTAINSSSNNHKNYEHHNGDEHNSGSKQQQKHVLSDGSATHDAGGSGGGDSGVDAGDTVGGGSGEGSGGGGGGDDTGGGDLNKDSSNCHYSPGVGKLNPATGDELVLDVLNDDLIARVRDKITSGNKELFEPCVTAVKAFLAGEPFQEFETSMYFHRYLQWKWLEAQPITYKTFRMYRVLGKGGFGEVCACQVRATGKMYACKKLEKKRIKKRKGESMVLIEKQILQKINSRFVVNLAYAYETKDALCLVLTIMNGGDLKFHIYNMGGDPGFEMVRARFYAAEVVCGLEHLHQQGIVYRDCKPENILLDDHGHVRISDLGLAVEIPEGDLVRGRVGTVGYMAPEVIDNEKYSFSPDWFSFGCLLYEMIEGQAPFRMRKEKVKREEVDRRVKEDNEKYSSKFSDEAKSLCQQLLAKSIKVRLGCRNGRYGAREVKLHPFFNCINWKRLEAGMVKPPFVPDPHAVYAKDVLDIEQFSTVKGVNIDDSDTNFYSKFNTGSVSISWQNEMMETECFRELNVFGVDDSPTPDLLINAVPEPEKAGCFPFRRKKKQPLRTQPIPIPEHLLTTSHSVSSTTVES, encoded by the exons GTGGTTCGGACAGCAACAAAGGCAAGAGCAAGAAATGGCGCAAAATACTACAATTCCCACACATATCGCAGTGTATACACCTCAAAGACAAATTAG ATATAAGTTATGGTTACGTGATAGACCAACAACCCATCGGCCGTATTTTGTTTCGGCAATTTTGTGAAAGCAAACGGCCGATATATTTTCGGTATATTTCGTTCCTGGATGAAGTGCAGCG ATACGACGTGGAGTACGATGAGAATCGTATCGCCATTGCGGTCGACATTGGACGACGTTTTCTGGCTATTGACACGCCAACCGCGCTAAATAACGGCATTTGCGATATCGGCGATGTCATACGATCGGCGAATGAGAATACAGTTGATGACGACGATGCCAACAACACAAGTTCCGCCATTGAGAACAACACTGCTGCAGAGACTGAAAATCACAATAATACCACCGCCATTAATAGCAGCAGCAATAATCACAAAAACTACGAGCATCACAATGGCGATGAGCACAACAGTGGCAGCAAGCAACAACAGAAACATGTATTGAGCGATGGCAGTGCGACACATGATGCCGGCGGCTCTGGTGGCGGTGACAGTGGTGTGGATGCGGGCGATACAGTTGGTGGCGGCAGCGGCGAAGGTAGTGGCGGTGGGGGAGGTGGTGACGACACCGGCGGCGGTGACCTAAACAAGGATAGCAGTAATTGCCATTATAGCCCGGGTGTGGGCAAATTGAATCCCGCTACCGGCGATGAACTGGTGCTGGACGTGCTCAATGATGATCTTATTGCGCGAGTGCGTGACAAGATCACGAGCGGGAATAAAGAACTCTTCGAACCGTGCGTAACGGCTGTGAAGGCTTTCCTGGCCGGTGAACCATTTCAAGAGTTTGAGACTTCAATGTATTTCCATCG TTATTTGCAATGGAAATGGCTCGAGGCGCAACCCATCACCTACAAAACGTTTCGCATGTATCGCGTATTGGGCAAAGGTGGCTTCGGCGAGGTCTGTGCATGTCAG gtACGTGCAACTGGAAAAATGTACGCCTGCAAAAAGCTCGAGAAGAAACGCATAAAAAAGCGCAAGGGTGAATCGATGGTGCTCATAGAGAAACAGATTTTGCAGAAAATCAATTCCCGATTCGTTGTTAATTTGGCGTACGCGTACGAGACGAAGGATGCCCTCTGCCTAGTGCTAACGATCATGAATG GCGGTGACTTGAAATTCCATATCTATAATATGGGTGGCGATCCGGGCTTCGAAATGGTGCGAGCACGTTTCTACGCTGCCGAAGTCGTCTGCGGACTGGAACATCTACACCAACAGGGTATTGTATATCGAGATTGTAAACCGGAGAATATATTGCTGGACGATCACGGGCATGTGCGAATATCAGATTTAGGATTAGCCGTCGAAATACCGGAGGGTGATTTGGTGCGCGGGCGTGTTGGTACAGTGG GTTACATGGCTCCAGAAGTGATCGACAATGAAAAATACTCATTCTCACCGGATTGGTTCAGTTTCGGTTGTTTGTTATACGAGATGATCGAAGGTCAGGCGCCATTCCGCATGCgcaaagagaaggtgaaacgcgAAGAGGTCGATCGGCGTGTGAAG gAGGACAATGAAAAGTATTCTAGCAAATTTAGTGATGAGGCCAAATCATTATGTCAGCAGCTGCTCGCTAAATCCATAAAAGTACGACTTGGCTGTCGAAATGGTCGCTACGGTGCGCGTGAAGTGAAATTACATCCATTCTTCAACTGTATTAACTGGAAACGGCTGGAGGCAGGCATGGTGAAGCCGCCCTTTGTACCAGAT CCGCACGCCGTGTACGCCAAGGACGTGCTCGACATTGAACAATTCTCGACGGTGAAGGGTGTCAATATCGACGACTCCGATACGAATTTCTATAGCAAATTCAATACCGGCTCCGTGTCGATTTCATGGCAAAATGAAATGATGGAAACCGAGTGCTTCCGCGAACTGAATGTATTCGGCGTCGACGACAGTCCAACGCCCGATTTGCTGATCAACGCTGTGCCGGAGCCGGAAAAAGCTGGCTGTTTTCCGTTCAGAAGAAAG AAGAAGCAACCGCTGCGCACACAGCCGATACCCATTCCCGAACACTTACTAACCACTAGTCACAGCGTTTCCTCGACGACCGTCGAAAGCTGA
- the LOC126751831 gene encoding G protein-coupled receptor kinase 2 isoform X1, producing MELENIVANTVYLKAREGGSDSNKGKSKKWRKILQFPHISQCIHLKDKLDISYGYVIDQQPIGRILFRQFCESKRPIYFRYISFLDEVQRISFLLSSNAKFRYDVEYDENRIAIAVDIGRRFLAIDTPTALNNGICDIGDVIRSANENTVDDDDANNTSSAIENNTAAETENHNNTTAINSSSNNHKNYEHHNGDEHNSGSKQQQKHVLSDGSATHDAGGSGGGDSGVDAGDTVGGGSGEGSGGGGGGDDTGGGDLNKDSSNCHYSPGVGKLNPATGDELVLDVLNDDLIARVRDKITSGNKELFEPCVTAVKAFLAGEPFQEFETSMYFHRYLQWKWLEAQPITYKTFRMYRVLGKGGFGEVCACQVRATGKMYACKKLEKKRIKKRKGESMVLIEKQILQKINSRFVVNLAYAYETKDALCLVLTIMNGGDLKFHIYNMGGDPGFEMVRARFYAAEVVCGLEHLHQQGIVYRDCKPENILLDDHGHVRISDLGLAVEIPEGDLVRGRVGTVGYMAPEVIDNEKYSFSPDWFSFGCLLYEMIEGQAPFRMRKEKVKREEVDRRVKEDNEKYSSKFSDEAKSLCQQLLAKSIKVRLGCRNGRYGAREVKLHPFFNCINWKRLEAGMVKPPFVPDPHAVYAKDVLDIEQFSTVKGVNIDDSDTNFYSKFNTGSVSISWQNEMMETECFRELNVFGVDDSPTPDLLINAVPEPEKAGCFPFRRKKKQPLRTQPIPIPEHLLTTSHSVSSTTVES from the exons GTGGTTCGGACAGCAACAAAGGCAAGAGCAAGAAATGGCGCAAAATACTACAATTCCCACACATATCGCAGTGTATACACCTCAAAGACAAATTAG ATATAAGTTATGGTTACGTGATAGACCAACAACCCATCGGCCGTATTTTGTTTCGGCAATTTTGTGAAAGCAAACGGCCGATATATTTTCGGTATATTTCGTTCCTGGATGAAGTGCAGCG AATTTCGTTTTTGCTCTCCTCCAATGCGAAATTTAGATACGACGTGGAGTACGATGAGAATCGTATCGCCATTGCGGTCGACATTGGACGACGTTTTCTGGCTATTGACACGCCAACCGCGCTAAATAACGGCATTTGCGATATCGGCGATGTCATACGATCGGCGAATGAGAATACAGTTGATGACGACGATGCCAACAACACAAGTTCCGCCATTGAGAACAACACTGCTGCAGAGACTGAAAATCACAATAATACCACCGCCATTAATAGCAGCAGCAATAATCACAAAAACTACGAGCATCACAATGGCGATGAGCACAACAGTGGCAGCAAGCAACAACAGAAACATGTATTGAGCGATGGCAGTGCGACACATGATGCCGGCGGCTCTGGTGGCGGTGACAGTGGTGTGGATGCGGGCGATACAGTTGGTGGCGGCAGCGGCGAAGGTAGTGGCGGTGGGGGAGGTGGTGACGACACCGGCGGCGGTGACCTAAACAAGGATAGCAGTAATTGCCATTATAGCCCGGGTGTGGGCAAATTGAATCCCGCTACCGGCGATGAACTGGTGCTGGACGTGCTCAATGATGATCTTATTGCGCGAGTGCGTGACAAGATCACGAGCGGGAATAAAGAACTCTTCGAACCGTGCGTAACGGCTGTGAAGGCTTTCCTGGCCGGTGAACCATTTCAAGAGTTTGAGACTTCAATGTATTTCCATCG TTATTTGCAATGGAAATGGCTCGAGGCGCAACCCATCACCTACAAAACGTTTCGCATGTATCGCGTATTGGGCAAAGGTGGCTTCGGCGAGGTCTGTGCATGTCAG gtACGTGCAACTGGAAAAATGTACGCCTGCAAAAAGCTCGAGAAGAAACGCATAAAAAAGCGCAAGGGTGAATCGATGGTGCTCATAGAGAAACAGATTTTGCAGAAAATCAATTCCCGATTCGTTGTTAATTTGGCGTACGCGTACGAGACGAAGGATGCCCTCTGCCTAGTGCTAACGATCATGAATG GCGGTGACTTGAAATTCCATATCTATAATATGGGTGGCGATCCGGGCTTCGAAATGGTGCGAGCACGTTTCTACGCTGCCGAAGTCGTCTGCGGACTGGAACATCTACACCAACAGGGTATTGTATATCGAGATTGTAAACCGGAGAATATATTGCTGGACGATCACGGGCATGTGCGAATATCAGATTTAGGATTAGCCGTCGAAATACCGGAGGGTGATTTGGTGCGCGGGCGTGTTGGTACAGTGG GTTACATGGCTCCAGAAGTGATCGACAATGAAAAATACTCATTCTCACCGGATTGGTTCAGTTTCGGTTGTTTGTTATACGAGATGATCGAAGGTCAGGCGCCATTCCGCATGCgcaaagagaaggtgaaacgcgAAGAGGTCGATCGGCGTGTGAAG gAGGACAATGAAAAGTATTCTAGCAAATTTAGTGATGAGGCCAAATCATTATGTCAGCAGCTGCTCGCTAAATCCATAAAAGTACGACTTGGCTGTCGAAATGGTCGCTACGGTGCGCGTGAAGTGAAATTACATCCATTCTTCAACTGTATTAACTGGAAACGGCTGGAGGCAGGCATGGTGAAGCCGCCCTTTGTACCAGAT CCGCACGCCGTGTACGCCAAGGACGTGCTCGACATTGAACAATTCTCGACGGTGAAGGGTGTCAATATCGACGACTCCGATACGAATTTCTATAGCAAATTCAATACCGGCTCCGTGTCGATTTCATGGCAAAATGAAATGATGGAAACCGAGTGCTTCCGCGAACTGAATGTATTCGGCGTCGACGACAGTCCAACGCCCGATTTGCTGATCAACGCTGTGCCGGAGCCGGAAAAAGCTGGCTGTTTTCCGTTCAGAAGAAAG AAGAAGCAACCGCTGCGCACACAGCCGATACCCATTCCCGAACACTTACTAACCACTAGTCACAGCGTTTCCTCGACGACCGTCGAAAGCTGA
- the LOC126752044 gene encoding lysyl oxidase homolog 2A codes for MNNLNPYSQFITALVIVLLLRNNADPQALSSKYHNMKVRITSNNPIRNPREGRVEVSFDGVKWGTLCSSTWSFREGNVVCRQLGLGYAAMVNQTTTFGDSKKYPWAMIGTLCRGNEQHLSNCLREATYPRNCTVGNPNVAVVRCVPQSADLTLGLRDIEISARLDLAPMTRLQCAMEENCVSAEAYVIRLTKPNAIRNLLRFTTKAENVGDADFSPYANYKDWEWHQCHQHYHSMNVFATFDVYDLRYKKVAEGHKASFCLMDTNCVPGVRPKYTCGNETQGISIGCADLYTADLDCQWVDVTGLPVNQYYILRVAINPEYKIGERTFENNGAECIIHYTGKPATTRITNCRRTPLWFKV; via the exons ATGAATAATCTTAACCCGTATTCTCAGTTTATAACGGCACTCGTTATTGTATTACTCCTACGCAACAATGCGGATCCACAAG CACTCTCAAGTAAGTACCACAACATGAAGGTCAGAATAACCTCTAACAATCCGATAAGAAATCCGCGCGAGGGACGTGTTGAGGTGAGTTTTGACGGCGTCAAATGGGGTACACTTTGCAGCTCAACTTGGAGTTTTCGTGAGGGCAATGTGGTATGTCGACAACTCGGTCTCGGCTACGCGGCCATGGTTAATCAAACAACCACCTTCGGTGACAGCAAAAAGTATCCTTGGGCTATGATCGGCACTCTTTGTCGTGGTAATGAGCAACATCTGTCGAACTGTTTGCGTGAGGCCACCTACCCACGAAATTGTACGGTCGGCAATCCTAATGTAGCAGTTGTACGTTGCGTGCCGCAGAGCGCCGATTTGACTTTGGGTCTGCGTGACATTGAGATCTCAGCTCGGCTCGATTTGGCGCCGATGACACGGCTTCAGTGCGCTATGGAGGAGAATTGCGTCTCGGCTGAGGCTTATGTCATACGACTCACAAAACCGAATGCCATACGAAATCTGTTGCGTTTCACAACCAAAGCGGAAAATGTGGGCGACGCGGATTTCAGCCCCTACGCGAACTATAAAGACTGGGAGTGGCATCAGTGCCATCAACACTATCATAGCATGAACGTTTTTGCGACTTTTGATGTCTACGATTTGCGTTACAAGAAAGTGGCAGAGGGACACAAAGCCTCTTTCTGTCTGATGGACACGAATTGTGTGCCGGGCGTCCGACCCAAATACACCTGCGGCAATGAGACGCAAG GCATATCTATTGGCTGCGCTGATTTGTATACCGCCGACTTGGATTGCCAATGGGTCGATGTGACCGGCTTACCGGTAAATCAATATTATATTCTTCGTGTCGCCATCAATCCAGAGTATAAAATTGGCGAACGCACTTTTGAAAATAACGGTGCTGAGTGCATCATACATTATACGGGAAAACCGGCGACGACACGAATCACGAATTGCCGACGTACGCCATTGTGgtttaaagtttaa